The genomic stretch AGCTTGGCGGTTCGGAGCCGGCGGCGCTCGCCGAGTCGGCCCGCATTGGCGAGCAGTGGGGGTACGACGAAATCAACCTCAACGTGGGGTGCCCGAGCGACCGCGTCCAGTCGGGCCGCTTCGGCGCGTGCCTGATGGCGGAGCCGGACCTGGTGGCTCGGCTGGTGGGGGCGATGCGAGAGGCGGTGAGCATCCCGGTGACGGTGAAGTCGCGCATCGCCATTGACGAACTGGAGGAGTGGCCGACGCTGGAGGGCTTCATCCGGACCGTGTCGGCGGCGGGGTGCACCCGCTTCATCGTGCACGCGCGCAAGGCGTGGCTCCAGGGGCTGAGCCCCAAGGAGAACCGCGACGTGCCGCCGCTGCGCTACGACCTGGTCCACCGGCTCAAGGCGGAGTTCCCGCACCTGGACATCAGCATCAACGGCGGCATCAAGACGCTGGACGCCGCCGAGGAGCAGCTGCGCCATGTGGACGGGGTGATGATGGGCCGCGCTCCGTACGAGAACCCGTACCTGCTGGCCGAGGCCGACCGCCGTTTCTTCGGCGCCACCACGCCGGTGCCGCAGCGGCATGACGTCGTCGAGGCCATGCTGCCGTACATCGAGAAGGCCATGCTGCGCGGCGCTCCGCTGGGCGCCATCACCCGGCACATGCTGGGGCTCTTCCAGGGACTCCCGGGGGCGCGCGCGTGGCGCAGGCACCTGAGTGAGAATGCCCACAAGCAGGGCTCGGGGCCGGAGGTCGTCGTGGCGGCGCTGGCGAAGGTGCGGCGCGAACCCGAAGCCGACGTCGCGGCCTGACGGGGGAGCCTCACCCCGACACCAGAGGGAACCGCAGGCTCGAGCCGCTTCCTTTCGGCCCGGCATGCGATTCCCTCTGGCCCACCGCCGCGCTCGGCGTGGTCCGCTCCCTCGTGAAGCATCCCGCCACCACCGTGGTCCCCAAGCACCGCTCCAAGTCGGCGCTCTCACGGGGTGTCAGGCATTGCTTCGGCGCACGGCCCCACTTGCGAGCACCCCGCCCCTCCGGGTGCATCAGGCCCGGAATCAGCACCCGCGGCCGGAGCCGCGGTGTGCATGGCGATTCTTGTCGCATGCCGTGGCCGCGAAGGGCCCGTCATGGTTTGCGCATGGTTCCTTCACGAAGCGCGTCCAGCAGCGCGGGCGGGTCGCCCTCGCGGAAGGCGGAGAGTCCCGCCTCGAAGTCCGCGCGCGCACCGTCCACGTCACCTTGCCGCTCACGCAACACGCCGCGCGCGTGCAGCAGCTCCGGGTCCACCTCGTCGCCCGTCTGGGACGCGAGCGCCTCGGTGAGGTCTTTCGCCGCGTCGTCCAGCCGCCCCAAGCGGGCCCGAGCGGCGGCGCGTTGCTGGAGCAGCCACGGGTTGCCCGGGGCCTCCTCAATCGCGAGCGTCCAGTCCCGCTCCGCCGCTTCAACCCGGCCCAGCGCCTCCAATGCTTCGGCGCGCTTCATGTGCAGCACCAGGGCCTTGCGGTAGCCCGCCGCGACGAGCGCGTCGAAGTCCGCCACCGCGTCTTCATGGCGGCCCAGGCGCGACAGGCACAATGCACGGTGCAGCCGGCTGGTGAGGTGGCCGGGGGCCAGCGCCAGCACGCGCTCGTACCACTCCAGCGCCTCGGCGGGGACGCCGCCCCAGATGGCCAGCGTCTGCGCCAATTCCAGCAGCACGCGCGCCTGGCGGGGATGGGCCTCCGCCAACGCCCGTGCGAGCGCGAGGGCGGACGTGTACCGCCCGCTTCGTCGCAGGCGGTCCACCTCCCGCAGCTGGGCGGCCAGCTCCGGGGGACAGGCTTCGCGGCCGTTGCGCTCCACCGCCGGTGTCTCAGCCGTTCTGGGGGAAGGCACGCGTCGCCGCGTCGTAGTCCGCCCACCAGCCCTGGAGCACCTTCATGTCGGTGGCGCGCGGCTCGTCGCCGGGGCCCGCCATGTCCAGGTACGCGTGCAGCAGCGGCCGGAAGTAGGGGTGCGCGCAGCGGTCGATGATGTCCTGGGCGCGGCGCTTCGGCGAGCGGATGTCCATGTTGAGCGCGTAGCCCTGCTCGGTGACGACGCACTTGATGTCGTGCTCGGTGTGGTCGATGTGCCGCACGTACGGCATGACACAGCTCACCGTGCGGCCATCCCGCAGCTTTCGCGTGGACGGCGTGTGGACGATGCTCAGGTACGCATTGCGGAAGAAGTCACCCGAGCCGCCCAGTCCATTGACGATGCGCGAGCCGTCGATGTGCGTGGAGTTGACGTGCCCGTAGATGTCCACCTCGATGGGGGTGTTCATCGCGATGACGAAGAGGCGGGAGATGATTTCGGGGCTGTTGGACAGCCACATGGGGCGCAGCACCAGCCGGTCCTTGCTCCGCTCGAACATGTCGAGGAAGCGCTGGCGGCCCTCGGAGGAGAAGGACACCGCGGTGGCGGACGCGTATTCGAACTTCGCGTCGTCCTCCACGTAGCGCAGCATTCCGTCCTGGAAGACCTCGGTCCAGAAGCGGATTTTCTGGAAGGGCGAGTCGTAGAGCTGGCCGATGATGGCGTTGGCCACGT from Myxococcus xanthus encodes the following:
- the dusA gene encoding tRNA dihydrouridine(20/20a) synthase DusA encodes the protein MMPTHPMPLSVAPMMDWTDRNCRYFHRQLSRHTLLYTEMVTTGAILHGDRERLLGYDAAEHPVALQLGGSEPAALAESARIGEQWGYDEINLNVGCPSDRVQSGRFGACLMAEPDLVARLVGAMREAVSIPVTVKSRIAIDELEEWPTLEGFIRTVSAAGCTRFIVHARKAWLQGLSPKENRDVPPLRYDLVHRLKAEFPHLDISINGGIKTLDAAEEQLRHVDGVMMGRAPYENPYLLAEADRRFFGATTPVPQRHDVVEAMLPYIEKAMLRGAPLGAITRHMLGLFQGLPGARAWRRHLSENAHKQGSGPEVVVAALAKVRREPEADVAA
- a CDS encoding tetratricopeptide repeat protein, with product MERNGREACPPELAAQLREVDRLRRSGRYTSALALARALAEAHPRQARVLLELAQTLAIWGGVPAEALEWYERVLALAPGHLTSRLHRALCLSRLGRHEDAVADFDALVAAGYRKALVLHMKRAEALEALGRVEAAERDWTLAIEEAPGNPWLLQQRAAARARLGRLDDAAKDLTEALASQTGDEVDPELLHARGVLRERQGDVDGARADFEAGLSAFREGDPPALLDALREGTMRKP